The window ATCGCTGCGCGCAAGACATCGTCGCTCTCCCCTATTTTCAGTCCAAAATGATAAAGGCCCACCCGTGGTTTAGCGGGAATGGGCGCGGCTTCATGACCGACCTGTATCAGCAAAAGTTCATGATGCGTGCGGCCGGATGAATATGCCGCGACTCCCCGTCCATGCACGATCTCCTTCCATCCAAGAACGTCGCGATAGAAGCGCCGCGAGGCATCAAGATCTTTCACATAAAGAACAATATGTCCGAGCTCTTTCACTTCCATCATTCTCGCTCCTCGTATCAAGCGCACTCGTTTCGCGAGCCAATGTCGGAACCCGTGCCGCGTGCTATGCATTCTGCGCCAGCGCGATGGAGTCGGTCGCAACTATGATGAGCTTCCAGCCCAGTTGCTGGTCGAATAGATTCTGCCGGCACTTCCATCTGTCGCTCTACTACCATGGAGCTCTCGTGCAAGTCCCGTGACCGTGGCATTATCCATCTCAACACTGGCTCCCTGCGATTTTTGTCAGATCAATGCTGGATAGGAGCCGCCGTCTACGTGGATACTTTGCCCGGAGATATATCCAGCGTGGGCGCTGCACAGGAACGCACAAATGGCTCCGAATTCGCGCGGGTCGCCCATTCGTTTTGCGGCCACAGTTTTGATCTGATCCGCACGCGCCTGCTCAAAGGTGATTCTTTCCTGTTCCACCCGGCGTTGTGCCAGCCAGCGCTGACGATCCGTGTCAATAATGAAGGGTAGCAGGTTGTTGATCGTAACGTTGTCGCGGACGCAGTCGACCGACTGTCCTTTCATGACGGCTGTCAGTCCTGCACGTGCGCCCGAAGAGAGCGACATCGTGGGATGCGGCAGCTTAACCATTGCCGAGGTGATGTTGATGATTCGTCCGAAGCGACGCTTTCGCATGCCCGGCAACAGGGCGCGCATCAGCATCAGTGGCGCGAGCATATTCGCTTCCAGGCCTGCCAACCAGTCTTCGTGCCCGAGTTCCACGAAACCGCGTGGCGAAGGACCGGCATTGTTATTGATCAAAATGTCCGCCTCTGGACAAGCCCCGAGCAGGGCTGAGCGTCCCGCCTCGGTCGTCACATCTGCGGTGACCGCGGTGGCCTGCAAACCCGCCTCGCGGAATTCTTCAAGCGTCTGAGCGAGCCTTGCGTGCTCCCGTCCATTTATGAAGACTTGAACGCCTTCGTTGGCGAGCGCCACCGCGCATGCACGACCTAAACCTCTACTCGACGCACACACCAATGCCTTTCGTCCTTCGATTCCGAGATCCATCGCTCAACCTCGATCGAGAAGGAAATCCAGAACCGCGCGATTGTGTTCTTGGTAGTGCTCGAACTGCGCCCAATGTCCGGTATCACGCGCGCAGTGGTACTTCGCACCCGGAATCATCGCAGCAAGCCGCCGGCCGACTTCGGGGCCGGGGCGGTTCTGGTCGCCCCAGTAAACCAGAGCAGGTCGAGTGATCTGTTGCGCCAGCGTATCGGTGATGGCATGACGGGCCGGTCCCTCACCTGCAATGTAGTTGCGCGTGACCTCGCGTAGCACTCGGTTCGCCGCCGGATCGCGATAGATCTTTGCGCGCAGCGCCACCGCCTCATCGGTAATCAGAGAACGATCAAACACGACCTGTTCCAGACGCTTGCGGATATTGGCATCGGTGGGATCGTCGAAAACGGTGAGAGCCTGACCGATCATCGCGGCGGGGTTCGGGCGTCTATAGCCGGGAATCGCCCCCTCATCCGGTAGGTAGCCGGTCGCGGTAGTAAGCACCAGTTTATCGACCCGCTGCGGGTATTTGAGTGTAAACAGACTTGCTACCCATCCACCCAGCGATTGACCCTCCACATGAACCCGATAAAGCTTCAGCGTGTCCAACACGTCGAGAACTTGATCAACGAGCGGCGGAAGTACCTGCTCGTCGAAGCCCTCCGTTTGGGATCGCCCATGCCAGAGGAAATCCATCGCGATCACGCGAAAATGCTTCGCATACTCGGGAATGTTATGAACGAAATTCTCCAGGTGGCCGCCCATCCCATGGAGAAGCACGAGCGGGAAGCCGTCACCTACTTCAAGGATCCGAGTGCGATACCGGCCCTTGAGGAATCGTGTTTCGCAACCGAGCAGCTCTACCCAGTATGACATCAACCTCAACGAGCTTCCGACCGGGCGGGTCTCAATCCGCCTGCTTCA is drawn from Candidatus Binataceae bacterium and contains these coding sequences:
- a CDS encoding VOC family protein; the protein is MMEVKELGHIVLYVKDLDASRRFYRDVLGWKEIVHGRGVAAYSSGRTHHELLLIQVGHEAAPIPAKPRVGLYHFGLKIGESDDVLRAAIARLREAEVPIVGMSDHGVTHSVYLLDPDGNEVEIYIDVQPEQWRESPTEVPMYTRPLRI
- a CDS encoding SDR family oxidoreductase — its product is MDLGIEGRKALVCASSRGLGRACAVALANEGVQVFINGREHARLAQTLEEFREAGLQATAVTADVTTEAGRSALLGACPEADILINNNAGPSPRGFVELGHEDWLAGLEANMLAPLMLMRALLPGMRKRRFGRIINITSAMVKLPHPTMSLSSGARAGLTAVMKGQSVDCVRDNVTINNLLPFIIDTDRQRWLAQRRVEQERITFEQARADQIKTVAAKRMGDPREFGAICAFLCSAHAGYISGQSIHVDGGSYPALI
- a CDS encoding alpha/beta hydrolase; protein product: MSYWVELLGCETRFLKGRYRTRILEVGDGFPLVLLHGMGGHLENFVHNIPEYAKHFRVIAMDFLWHGRSQTEGFDEQVLPPLVDQVLDVLDTLKLYRVHVEGQSLGGWVASLFTLKYPQRVDKLVLTTATGYLPDEGAIPGYRRPNPAAMIGQALTVFDDPTDANIRKRLEQVVFDRSLITDEAVALRAKIYRDPAANRVLREVTRNYIAGEGPARHAITDTLAQQITRPALVYWGDQNRPGPEVGRRLAAMIPGAKYHCARDTGHWAQFEHYQEHNRAVLDFLLDRG